A genomic window from Punica granatum isolate Tunisia-2019 chromosome 2, ASM765513v2, whole genome shotgun sequence includes:
- the LOC116197033 gene encoding carbamoyl-phosphate synthase small chain, chloroplastic — protein MAAKAVDFLITGFAVPPNSSKLRHFRVSCSVPVSSGASTGVAERPWKVADARLVLQDGSIWKAKSFGASGTQVGEVVFNTSLTGYQEILTDPSYAGQFVLMTNPHIGNTGVNFDDEESRQCFLAGLVIRSLSISTSNWRCTKTLGDYLAERNIMGIYDVDTRAITRRLREDGSLIGVLSTEQSKTDKELLEMSRTWDIVGVDLISGVSCKTPYEWIDRTDSEWGFNSNGRGGESFRVVAYDFGIKQNILRRLASYGCKITVVPSTWPASETLKMNPDGVLFSNGPGDPSAVPYAVEAVKETIGKVPVFGICMGHQLLGQALGGKTFKMKFGHHGGNHPVRNLRNGRVEISAQNHNYAVDPASLPEGVEVTHINLNDGSCAGLAFPSMNIMTLQYHPEASPGPHDSDSVFGEFIELMRQAKRSA, from the exons ATGGCGGCAAAAGCTGTAGACTTTCTGATCACCGGCTTTGCTGTACCACCGAACTCGTCGAAACTCCGGCATTTCAGAGTCAGTTGCTCGGTCCCCGTGTCCTCCGGCGCTTCCACAG GAGTCGCTGAAAGGCCTTGGAAGGTGGCTGACGCGAGATTGGTTCTTCAAGATGGCTCGATTTGGAAGGCCAAGTCGTTTGGTGCTTCTGGGACACAAGTCGGTGAAGTTGTATTCAATACTTCTTTGACTGG GTACCAGGAAATTCTCACTGACCCTAGTTATGCTGGGCAGTTTGTCCTGATGACGAATCCACATATTGGGAACACCGGAGTTAATTTTG ATGATGAAGAGTCGAGGCAGTGCTTTCTGGCTGGCCTTGTTATCAGAAGTTTAAGTATAAG TACATCAAATTGGAGATGCACAAAAACACTTGGTGATTATTTAGCAGAGAGGAACATTATGGGAATAT ATGATGTAGACACCCGAGCAATTACTCGTCGTTTAAGAGAGGATGGAAGTCTCATTGGTGTGTTAAGCACAGAGCAGTCAAAGACAGACAAAGAACTTCTTGAAATGTCTCGCACCTGGGACATTGTGG GTGTTGATTTGATAAGTGGTGTTTCGTGCAAAACTCCTTACGAGTGGATTGATAGGACAGATTCCGAATGGGGCTTCAACTCCAACGGTAGAGGTGGAGAGAGCTTCAGG GTTGTTGCTTATGATTTTGGGATCAAGCAAAACATACTGAGGCGCTTGGCATCATATGGATGTAAAATTACTGTTGTCCCTTCGACGTGGCCTGCATCAGAAACCCTCAAGATGAACCCAGATGGAGTTCTTTTTAGCAATGGCCCGGGAGACCCATCTGCAGTTCCTTATGCTGTCGAGGCAGTTAAGGAAACAATAGGGAAGGTTCCCGTTTTTGGGATCTGCATGGGTCACCAGTTGCTAGGGCAAGCATTAGGCGGTAAAACCTTTAAGATGAAATTTGGTCATCACGGAGGCAACCACCCTGTTCGGAATCTTCGCAATGGCCGTGTTGAGATTAGTGCTCAG AATCACAACTATGCCGTGGACCCGGCGTCGTTGCCTGAGGGTGTGGAGGTGACTCACATAAATCTCAATGATGGAAGCTGTGCGGGCCTCGCCTTCCCTTCAATGAACATCATGACCCTCCAGTATCATCCAGAGGCATCCCCCGGACCCCATGACTCGGATTCCG TCTTTGGGGAATTCATAGAACTAATGAGACAAGCTAAAAGAAGTGCTTGA
- the LOC116193657 gene encoding uncharacterized protein LOC116193657, translating into MAPKGENIIIDWSDEMEFAFINIMLEKLRRAHSTTWKKTTWKEITAEMVNLFPEQQLCLQKVKDKHQRMKTNFTRFSEIVRYTSVGWDADTDTITADQDVWDMFAKKNRAYKAFRSKGCNHYDLQKQLFSSSVATGALRISSTDPPPTLEEERRLNEEFLSRGKGKGKQHVDLEEGSDDSDDLVHVQAEPMITESRRRAPKRRLSKSSQMQECMDLFRESYTKPQPQNTPPSAKRSKSVTSPEKPEKNSIEEALEELAKLKSRIPHSLYVKAAKALLDPGARRLFMWFKEDD; encoded by the exons ATGGCTCCTAAAGGCGAAAATATCATCATCGACTGGAGTGATGAAATGGAGTTCGCTTTCATAAACATAATGCTCGAGAAGCTGAGAAGAGCACACAGTACAACATGGAAGAAAACTACTTGGAAGGAGATTACAGCTGAGATGGTAAATCTATTTCCAGAACAACAGCTGTGTTTGCAAAAGGTAAAGGACAAGCATCAGAGAAtgaaaaccaatttcacccgATTCTCTGAAATAGTTAGGTATACAAGCGTTGGGTGGGATGCAGACACAGACACCATCACAGCCGACCAAGATGTTTGGGATATGTTTGCAAAG AAGAACAGGGCATACAAGGCATTTCGGAGCAAGGGCTGCAACCACTACGATTTGCAGAAGCAACTCTTTAGTTCTTCAGTGGCTACCGGTGCTCTGCGCATCTCCTCGACCGATCCACCTCCAACGTTAGAAGAAGAACGCCGATTAAATGAGGAATTCTTATCTAGggggaaggggaaggggaaACAACATGTCGACCTCGAAGAAGGCTCCGATGACAGTGACGACCTCGTCCATGTTCAGGCAGAGCCCATGATAACCGAGTCTCGACGTAGAGCGCCGAAAAGACGTCTAAGCAAGAGTTCACAAATGCAGGAATGCATGGACCTGTTCAGGGAGAGTTACACGAAGCCGCAGCCACAGAACACCCCACCGTCGGCAAAGAGAAGCAAGTCGGTAACGAGCCCTGAGAAACCTGAGAAGAATAGCATCGAGGAAGCCCTGGAggagttggcaaaattgaaatCGAGAATCCCTCACTCCCTGTATGTGAAAGCCGCCAAAGCCCTCCTTGATCCGGGAGCACGGAGGCTTTTCATGTGGTTCAAGGAGGACGACTGA
- the LOC116195109 gene encoding berberine bridge enzyme-like 26 — MESPSSPLKFLLVLILQLSVEANAYSAPIEETFFQCLSTNSKLVVPLSSYYTPKNSTSFISVLNSTAQNLRYVGTKVPKPAIIFTPLGEPHVQAAVICSRRLGVHIRVRSGGHDYEAVSYASQIETPFIVIDLMRLRKVDVDIPGNNVWVQGGATVGEVYYGIAQKSKIHGFPMGVCTTLGIGGHITGGAYGSMMRKFGLGADHVLDATIVDSKGRILNRAAMGEDFFWAIRGGGGGSFGIILAWRIKLVKVPETVTVFTVTKTLSQGGNKLLQRWQEVAPTLEDDLFIRVIMQAAPTNNGTISRTLTTSYNAMFLGSVRRLLKVMRKGFPELGLTSKDCIETSWIKSVLYIAGYPNMTGPEVLLQVKPVLKPYYFKAKSDFVRVPIPKIGLLGLWKLFLEDDNPFMVWSPYGGMMERIPETATPFPHRRGILFKIFYMASWQDPDEDPSKHMNWTRSMYNYLGPYVSKSPREAYVNYRDLDLGMNKNWKNVTDYIVKEASAWGAKYFKGNFYRLLEVKSRVDPDNVFRHEQSIPPLPVKRQT; from the coding sequence ATGGAGTCTCCAAGCTCCCCCTTGAAATTTTTACTTGTTCTGATCTTGCAGCTATCGGTTGAAGCAAACGCTTACTCCGCTCCGATCGAAGAAACCTTCTTTCAATGTCTTTCTACTAATTCCAAGCTCGTTGTTCCTCTGTCCTCATACTACACCCCCAAAAACTCTACATCCTTCATCTCTGTGCTCAACTCCACCGCACAGAACCTTCGGTACGTGGGCACAAAGGTGCCGAAACCTGCCATTATATTCACCCCACTCGGTGAACCCCATGTTCAAGCAGCTGTTATTTGCTCAAGGAGGCTGGGGGTCCATATTCGTGTTCGAAGTGGCGGCCATGACTATGAGGCGGTGTCATATGCATCGCAGATCGAGACCCCTTTCATAGTCATTGATCTCATGAGGCTCCGCAAGGTTGATGTTGACATTCCCGGGAATAATGTTTGGGTCCAGGGTGGAGCCACCGTTGGGGAAGTGTATTACGGGATAGCACAGAAGAGTAAGATCCATGGTTTCCCCATGGGGGTCTGCACGACCCTCGGTATCGGAGGTCACATCACTGGAGGTGCCTATGGTTCAATGATGAGAAAGTTTGGCCTCGGGGCAGATCACGTTTTGGATGCCACCATTGTGGACTCAAAGGGTAGGATCCTAAACCGAGCAGCTATGGGGGAGGACTTCTTCTGGGCAATCCGGGGAGGGGGGGGAGGTAGCTTTGGGATCATCCTGGCATGGAGGATAAAGTTAGTTAAAGTACCGGAAACCGTGACAGTATTCACAGTCACGAAAACCTTGAGCCAAGGTGGGAACAAGCTCCTCCAGCGCTGGCAGGAAGTTGCCCCCACGCTCGAAGACGACCTCTTCATAAGAGTAATCATGCAGGCAGCCCCAACTAATAACGGAACCATCAGCAGGACCTTGACGACCTCATACAATGCCATGTTCCTCGGGAGTGTGAGGAGGCTCCTTAAGGTGATGCGAAAAGGCTTCCCGGAGCTTGGGCTAACTAGCAAGGACTGCATAGAGACAAGCTGGATCAAGTCTGTCCTCTACATCGCAGGTTACCCCAACATGACCGGGCCGGAGGTCCTCCTCCAAGTGAAGCCTGTACTAAAGCCGTACTACTTCAAAGCGAAGTCAGACTTTGTGCGGGTGCCCATCCCCAAGATCGGGCTGCTCGGGCTGTGGAAGCTCTTCCTCGAGGATGATAACCCATTCATGGTATGGAGCCCATATGGAGGGATGATGGAGAGGATCCCCGAGACGGCAACTCCTTTTCCACACAGAAGGGGAATATTGTTCAAAATATTCTACATGGCATCATGGCAGGATCCAGACGAAGACCCATCGAAGCACATGAACTGGACCAGGAGCATGTATAACTACTTGGGTCCTTATGTGTCGAAGTCCCCGAGAGAAGCCTACGTGAACTACCGGGACCTTGATTTGGGGATGAACAAGAACTGGAAGAATGTGACCGATTATATTGTGAAGGAGGCAAGTGCTTGGGGAGCTAAATATTTCAAGGGTAACTTCTATAGGCTGTTGGAAGTGAAGAGTAGAGTGGATCCGGACAACGTCTTTCGGCACGAGCAAAGCATTCCTCCCCTACCTGTCAAGAGGCAGACCTGA